In Cryptomeria japonica chromosome 5, Sugi_1.0, whole genome shotgun sequence, the genomic window CCCCCTCATATAATGTGGTAGACAATTGCTGGAGAAGAGATCCAAATTGGGCACAAAACAGAATGAAACTTGCAGATTGTGGTGTGGGCTTCGGAAGTACAGCCAAGGGAGGCAAAGGAGGAGAGTTGTATACAGTCACCAGCCCGGATGACGATGCCGTGGATCCCCTGCCCGGGAGTCTCAGATATGGAGTTACTCGCAATGGTCCTCTATGGATAGTTTTCGCTAGCGATATGAAGATAAAGCTTGAGATGCCCCTGTTCGTCGCCAGCCACAAGACTATCGACGCAAGGGGCTCAAATGTTCACATCAGCAATGGGCCTTGCATACGCCTCCTCAATGTCAGCAACATTATCATCCACGGATTAAACATCCACGACTGCAAGCCAAGTGTAGCTGGCGACGTTCTCGTCTCACAATCCATAATCCATGAGATGATGGATACACAAGATGGAGATGCAATTTCAGTTGTTTCTTCACGAGACATTTGGATCGATCATAACTACCTCTCCAGTTGCGCAGACGGACTTGTAGATGTCACGCTTGCTTCCACCACAGTTACCATTTCTAACAACCGCTTCACTCACCATGATAAGGTAAGACTAGACTAAATTATGCACCGTAGACTGAAACTGGTTTCATGAATAGGGATGATTGACTAATCTTGCCTGTGCAATAAAACACGTTACAGGTAATGCTTCTGGGACATAGCGACGATTATACAGCTGATCAAAACATGAGAGTGACTGTTGCGTTCAACCACTTTGGACCTGGCTTATTGGAGCGCATGCCAAGGTAATTCAACTTCTCGTGTCTAACTCGCTAACTCCGATCTGGATCTGCAACATTCTGCAACCACCACAATAAAACTGCTAACTGATATGATATGGATTGTTTTTGTGGGTAGGTGCCGACATGGGTATGCGCATGTGGCCAACAATAACTATGAGGCGTGGGGTATATACGCCATTGGAGGGAGTGCTAAGCCTATGATTAGAAGCGAAGGCAATCGCTTTGTGGCCCCCAACGAGGAGTACAAGAAGCAGGTGACATGGCGTGAGACCCCCCAAGGAAAGAGTTGGCTGTGGAAGTCTGTGAGGGACACATTTTTGAACGGGGCATACTTCGTCCCATCTGGCAGAGGAAAAGCACTTCCCCTCTACCAGACAGGCCAGCAGTTTAAAGTTGCTGATGGAAGATCAGTACCCATTTTGACCCAGAGTGCAGGAGTCCTAGCCTGCGCTCCCTCCCGGGCTTGTATCTAATTTACTTGTTAAATCTATGCTTAGATCCCTATTCTTGTACAGATTCTTTCGTTCAATTCATTACATTCTTCCTAGCTCCGAGGATTCAATTCCTTGAGATTGTAAATCTAAGTAAACTTACAGAGAATATAAATTATGTTGACGATCTAATCAGGaacaatatattaattaaatttcgtaaaatttaattcaatgcattgAAGTATTAAGTTAttataatagaaataacatgaatgaGAAACGaagaaatttattatattattacttCAGCTCCCTTATAAACACATTATTAACAACtaaattataatttcaattttaGAAAGAGAATGctcaattaatttttatttacaaataactaaattataaaatataactaaACTCTATAATTTAGTAATTACGATGTTTCTAAATTAAGAAATAGATGCCACTTTATGGTGATTTAAACTAAAATATTAGATGGGCAttgataattttatttataaaatcggAACACAACCCTAGTTGTGACATATATACAAGGAGGTTATCGACATGgacaaatcttactcagtagtatgCGAGGTGTGATTATATACTAATATTGTCAAACTATCGTTGTATGCGAGGTTATATTTTGTGGGTTGGTTGGATAATTGGAAAGTTGACATTCAATGCATATGCTAATGTGTATCATCTCACATGAACGATTAGTTGGTTgtataattttagagaaaatggaGTGAGAGGTTTTGGTTTGAATCATCGTGTTTATTTTTGAAGTGGTCTGTTGTAGATGAGACACAATTGAAGACCTTTCTTTACATTGAATCCTTGATCCTAAATATTGTCTACACAGAGGATTGAGAACCTTTGTACCAGTGGAGAATGAAGTGGTTGCTAATGAATGAGAATCTCAAGGTTTCGAATCATGGGATAGTGATTGAGGTGGCATTCTTGTTTGGCCTACTCAAAATGCTTTCACATGTATTTATTATTTCCAAGGTTGTGATGCAAGTGAATGATGTGTCCCATTCTTGTAGGGAATGGTTTATTGAAACTTGTTCTCACATCTTCTATGTGTTTTTCTAATTTTGCGTATCCTTGAACACAATTATATGGAATTGAAACAATGTGGAATGTGTTGGATAGGTTGTCCATGTAAATGGTTTTCTTGATTGGAAGACAAACAGTAGATTTTTTTAGGAGGTCTAACTATGTATATCGAGAAATGGAGTGTCACACGAGTATGAATAGCAACTTTTGTCGAACCGTGTTATCTACTTATTAGGTATGCATGAACAATGTAATAAGAGCGTAACTTAGTAGTGCATAATAGAGTGTTAAATTTGATAAATTAGCTTTACTCAACATCTTAGGCATCACAAAgtatttacctattgtcttctagtgTTGTTTGGTATCACTGCATCAAAGATAGTAATTTTATTGAGCAAGAATATTCATCGTCTAACATGACCAATAATATTTTGTTAATAAAACCAAGCGTTTCAATAAAAAATTGAAAGCTAACGAAGAACATGCCTTGAATTTTAATTTCCAAAAATACAAAATTTAAATCGGTAAGTAGGTTCACATACCTAGTTGTAGATATTATTTCTACACTTGGTA contains:
- the LOC131876227 gene encoding pectate lyase 1-like, which translates into the protein MEQRQRFFMAASMVPLIILNLQATLSTSSPSYNVVDNCWRRDPNWAQNRMKLADCGVGFGSTAKGGKGGELYTVTSPDDDAVDPLPGSLRYGVTRNGPLWIVFASDMKIKLEMPLFVASHKTIDARGSNVHISNGPCIRLLNVSNIIIHGLNIHDCKPSVAGDVLVSQSIIHEMMDTQDGDAISVVSSRDIWIDHNYLSSCADGLVDVTLASTTVTISNNRFTHHDKVMLLGHSDDYTADQNMRVTVAFNHFGPGLLERMPRCRHGYAHVANNNYEAWGIYAIGGSAKPMIRSEGNRFVAPNEEYKKQVTWRETPQGKSWLWKSVRDTFLNGAYFVPSGRGKALPLYQTGQQFKVADGRSVPILTQSAGVLACAPSRACI